The Brachyhypopomus gauderio isolate BG-103 chromosome 2, BGAUD_0.2, whole genome shotgun sequence genome contains a region encoding:
- the gnrhr4 gene encoding gonadotropin releasing hormone receptor 4 yields MSDEDKQLKPALRPPPDTLEMNHTFEQRTDSALNASGGDEGQTALRLPTFSAAAKARVVITFTLCAVSAACNLAVLWAASSGARRKSHVRILIINLTVADLLVTFIVMPVDAAWNMTVQWRAGDLACRLLMFLKLVAMYSCAFVTVVISLDRHSAILNPLAISEAKKKSKMMLSAAWIMSVVFSVPQVFIFHNVTITVPTSFTQCTTRGSFTKRWQETLYNMFTFVCLFLLPLVIMIFCYTCILVEISQRMTKGHKSSTGVHLRCSINNIPKARMRTLKMSIVIVTSFIVCWTPYYLLGLWYWFLPDDLEETVSHSLTHMLFIFGLFNAILDPITYGLFTIHFRKGLTHYGRGRTTLAEPESNTVLTGSLKCSPSSLRMKRLTQEGREMEDTEGREGRKPGPHRNILIVHDRGGGERNQSAPESI; encoded by the exons ATGTCAGACGAAGACAAGCAACTAAAGCCAGCTCTCCGCCCTCCGCCCGATACTTTAGAGATGAACCACACGTTTGAGCAGAGAACCGACAGCGCGCTGAACGCCAGCGGTGGGGACGAGGGGCAGACGGCCTTGCGTCTGCCCACCTTCTCGGCAGCAGCCAAAGCCCGCGTGGTCATCACCTTCACCCTGTGCGCCGTGTCAGCGGCGTGCAACCTGGCCGTGCTGTGGGCCGCCAGCTCCGGCGCCCGGCGCAAGTCACACGTGCGCATCCTCATCATCAACCTGACCGTGGCCGACCTGCTGGTGACCTTCATCGTCATGCCCGTGGACGCGGCGTGGAACATGACCGTGCAGTGGCGGGCCGGCGACCTGGCCTGTCGCCTCCTCATGTTCCTCAAGCTGGTGGCCATGTACTCCTGTGCTTTCGTCACAGTGGTGATCAGCCTGGACCGCCACTCTGCCATCCTCAACCCACTGGCCATCAGTGAGGCCAAAAAGAAGAGCAAGATGATGCTGAGTGCTGCGTGGATCATGAGCGTCGTGTTCTCCGTCCCTCAG GTCTTTATATTTCACAATGTGACAATCACAGTTCCAACCAGCTTTACACAGTGCACCACACGGGGGAGTTTCACCAAGCGCTGGCAGGAGACGCTATACAACATGTTCACCTTCGTGTGTCTGTTTCTGCTACCTCTGGTCATCATGATCTTCTGTTATACGTGTATTTTGGTGGAAATCTCTCAGAGAATGACCAAAGGACACA AGTCCTCAACAGGAGTCCACCTGCGCTGCTCCATCAACAACATCCCTAAGGCCCGCATGAGGACTTTGAAAATGAGCATCGTCATCGTTACATCCTTCATTGTGTGCTGGACGCCGTACTACCTGTTGGGGCTGTGGTACTGGTTTCTCCCCGATGACTTGGAGGAGACTGTATCCCACTCACTTACGCACATGCTTTTCATTTTTGGCCTCTTTAATGCCATCCTGGACCCCATCACCTATGGTCTCTTCACTATCCATTTCCGCAAGGGACTGACTCACTATGGGCGAGGCAGAACCACGCTGGCTGAGCCGGAGAGCAACACGGTTCTAACGGGCTCTTTGAAGTGTTCACCCTCATCGTTGCGAATGAAAAGGCTAACTCAGGAAGGTCGTGAAATGGAGGACACAGAAGGCAGAGAGGGCAGAAAGCCAGGGCCACACAGGAACATTCTGATTGTGCACGACaggggtggtggagagaggaATCAGTCAGCTCCCGAAAGTATATGA